One window of the Bradyrhizobium sp. NP1 genome contains the following:
- a CDS encoding DUF2189 domain-containing protein gives MATYQDNVSTMAQPASSAAVRQIRTISLSDLHDALRQGWEDFKAVPSHAIILCVIYPILGLVLARAVHGYSVIPLLFPLAAGFALLGPFAALGLYELSSKRERGENATAWDALDVLRSPSIGAILGLGVLLFALFVTWVATAQAIYIAAFGYEGVTGATDFIERVLTTPQGWWLIIVGCGVGFLFALVALCVSVVSFPLMLDRHASAGEAMVTSLRAVAQNPVPMAVWGLIVAALLVVGTIPFFLGLAVVIPLLGHATWHLYRKVVVIDPAARPIPRPPQRERKPAADFPANLFPWRNKNTN, from the coding sequence ATGGCGACCTATCAGGACAATGTCTCCACGATGGCGCAGCCTGCATCATCGGCGGCTGTACGCCAGATCAGGACCATCAGCCTTTCCGATCTGCACGACGCGCTGCGACAGGGCTGGGAAGACTTCAAGGCCGTGCCGAGCCACGCGATCATTCTCTGCGTGATCTATCCGATCCTTGGCCTGGTGCTGGCGCGCGCCGTGCACGGCTATTCGGTGATCCCGCTGCTGTTTCCGCTCGCCGCCGGCTTCGCCCTGCTCGGTCCGTTCGCGGCCCTTGGCCTCTATGAACTGAGCAGCAAGCGTGAGCGCGGCGAAAACGCCACCGCCTGGGATGCGCTCGATGTGCTGCGGTCGCCGTCCATTGGCGCGATACTCGGATTGGGCGTGCTGCTGTTTGCCCTGTTCGTGACCTGGGTCGCCACCGCGCAGGCGATCTATATCGCCGCGTTCGGTTATGAAGGGGTGACCGGCGCCACCGACTTCATCGAGCGCGTGCTGACAACGCCGCAGGGCTGGTGGTTGATCATCGTCGGCTGCGGCGTCGGCTTCCTGTTCGCGCTGGTCGCGCTCTGCGTCAGCGTGGTTTCCTTCCCCCTGATGCTCGACCGGCACGCCAGCGCCGGTGAGGCGATGGTGACCTCGCTGCGCGCGGTGGCACAGAATCCGGTGCCGATGGCGGTGTGGGGCCTGATCGTCGCCGCCCTCCTGGTCGTGGGCACGATCCCCTTCTTCCTCGGGCTTGCCGTGGTCATTCCGCTGCTCGGCCACGCCACCTGGCACCTCTATCGCAAGGTGGTGGTGATCGATCCGGCGGCCCGCCCGATTCCGCGCCCACCGCAGCGCGAGCGGAAGCCGGCTGCCGATTTCCCCGCCAACCTCTTCCCGTGGCGGAACAAGAACACGAATTGA
- a CDS encoding GNAT family N-acetyltransferase, which yields MSDVINNKAHQRYELTVEGHLAATYYKVEDGVITFIHTEVPPELGGKGVGSRLIKGALDQVRADGLKVVAQCPFVKAYIEKHADYQDLLKR from the coding sequence ATGAGCGACGTCATCAACAACAAGGCACATCAGCGCTACGAACTCACGGTCGAGGGCCATCTGGCGGCGACCTATTACAAGGTCGAGGACGGGGTGATCACCTTCATCCACACCGAAGTCCCGCCGGAGCTCGGCGGCAAGGGCGTCGGCTCGCGGCTGATCAAGGGCGCGCTGGACCAGGTCCGCGCCGACGGGCTGAAGGTGGTCGCGCAGTGCCCCTTCGTCAAAGCCTATATCGAGAAGCACGCTGACTATCAGGACCTCTTGAAGCGCTGA
- a CDS encoding acyl-CoA synthetase, whose translation MLPLRMSRRVMNLAHMLTQNTRRHGTRDGFVWGERAWTWAEIDANVSALAAALAARGIGKGDRILVHSKNGDEMFCSMFAAFRLGAVWVPTNFRLMPDEVAYLASASGAKGFLCHGDFPEHAAAVKGPVFTWRIGETGSFGETSVAEAIKAHVGAKVDNVAVEHDDPCWFFFTSGTTGRSKAAVLTHGQMGFVVTNHLADLTPGTTEQDASLVVAPLSHGAGVHQLMQTARGAKTVLLPTERFDIDEAFRLIATHRVSNLFTVPTILKMMVEHPAVERYDHSSLRHVIYAGAPMYREDQKTALHKLGKVIVQYFGLGEVTGNITVLPAALHETEDGPKARIGSCGYERTGMQVSIQDEQGRELKPFETGEICVIGPAVFAGYYDNPEANAKAFRDGWFRTGDLGHMDEEGFVYITGRASDMYISGGSNIYPREIEEKILTHPAIGEVAVLGVPDPTWGEVGVAVCVPREGGKGVTEAEMAAFLAPKVPRYKMPKRFFFWEALPKSGYGKIPKRLVKDELEARGLLDVTKSSGS comes from the coding sequence TTGCTGCCGCTCCGCATGTCGCGCCGGGTGATGAACCTTGCGCATATGCTGACGCAGAATACGCGCCGGCATGGCACGCGCGACGGCTTCGTCTGGGGCGAGCGCGCCTGGACCTGGGCCGAGATCGACGCGAATGTCTCGGCGCTGGCAGCGGCGCTTGCGGCGCGCGGCATCGGGAAGGGCGACCGCATCCTCGTCCATTCCAAGAACGGCGACGAGATGTTCTGCTCGATGTTCGCCGCCTTCCGGCTCGGCGCGGTCTGGGTGCCCACCAATTTTCGCCTGATGCCGGACGAGGTCGCCTATCTCGCCAGCGCCTCCGGCGCCAAGGGATTCCTGTGCCACGGCGACTTCCCCGAGCATGCCGCAGCCGTGAAGGGGCCCGTCTTCACCTGGCGCATCGGCGAGACCGGCAGTTTCGGCGAAACCTCGGTCGCCGAAGCGATCAAGGCGCATGTGGGAGCCAAGGTCGACAACGTCGCCGTCGAGCATGACGACCCCTGCTGGTTCTTCTTCACCTCGGGCACCACAGGGCGTTCCAAGGCGGCGGTGCTGACCCACGGTCAGATGGGCTTTGTCGTCACCAACCACCTCGCCGACCTCACGCCCGGCACCACCGAGCAGGACGCCTCGCTCGTGGTGGCGCCGCTGTCGCATGGCGCCGGCGTGCACCAGCTCATGCAGACCGCGCGCGGCGCCAAGACCGTGCTGCTGCCGACCGAGCGTTTCGACATCGACGAGGCGTTCCGGCTGATCGCGACGCACAGGGTGAGCAACCTGTTCACCGTGCCGACCATCCTGAAGATGATGGTCGAGCATCCCGCCGTCGAGCGCTACGACCATTCCTCGCTCCGCCACGTCATCTATGCCGGCGCGCCGATGTACCGCGAGGACCAGAAGACGGCGCTGCACAAGCTCGGCAAGGTGATCGTGCAGTATTTCGGGCTCGGCGAAGTCACCGGCAACATCACGGTGCTGCCGGCGGCGCTGCATGAGACCGAGGATGGGCCGAAAGCGCGGATCGGCAGCTGCGGCTATGAGCGCACCGGCATGCAGGTCTCGATCCAGGACGAGCAGGGCCGCGAGCTGAAACCGTTCGAGACCGGCGAGATCTGCGTGATCGGGCCTGCGGTATTCGCGGGCTACTACGACAACCCCGAGGCCAATGCGAAGGCGTTTCGCGACGGCTGGTTCCGCACCGGCGATCTCGGCCACATGGATGAGGAGGGCTTTGTCTATATCACCGGCCGCGCCTCGGACATGTACATCTCCGGCGGGTCGAACATCTACCCGCGCGAGATCGAGGAGAAGATCCTGACCCATCCGGCGATCGGCGAGGTTGCGGTGCTGGGCGTGCCCGATCCGACCTGGGGCGAGGTCGGAGTTGCCGTCTGCGTGCCGCGCGAGGGCGGCAAGGGCGTGACCGAGGCCGAGATGGCCGCATTCCTCGCCCCGAAGGTGCCGCGCTACAAGATGCCGAAACGCTTCTTCTTCTGGGAGGCCTTGCCAAAGTCCGGCTATGGCAAAATTCCAAAACGTCTGGTCAAGGACGAGCTGGAAGCGCGCGGGCTTTTGGACGTCACCAAATCTTCCGGCTCGTGA
- a CDS encoding phytoene/squalene synthase family protein — MSAPDHGDAASFCANLVRTHDFARYAATLFVPAEPRRALLALYAFNAEITRVRDQVSQPLPGEVRMQWWTDMLAGTAHGGIEGNPVAAELLGAIRHYHLPIEALSRLIEEHQFDLYNDPMPSMAALEGYITDTAAALFVLAAEVFAQPSEALRHLARHAGLAQGLTQVVVDLPRDAARRQLFLPLQVLQSHGSGMEEVFAGRQRPTVRAAVDQLIAEAQRHLKTALNLLGSAPAEARPAFLPLAVVRRDLARLARADNDPFMPYVASRFSTLWTLWRAARSHTFKGG; from the coding sequence ATGAGCGCGCCCGACCACGGCGATGCCGCGTCCTTCTGCGCCAATCTGGTGCGCACGCACGATTTTGCCCGCTACGCCGCGACGCTGTTCGTGCCGGCCGAGCCGCGGCGCGCGCTGCTCGCGCTCTATGCGTTCAACGCGGAGATCACCCGCGTCCGCGATCAGGTCAGCCAGCCGCTGCCCGGCGAAGTCCGCATGCAATGGTGGACCGACATGCTGGCCGGCACCGCCCATGGCGGGATCGAGGGCAATCCGGTGGCGGCGGAGCTGCTCGGCGCCATCCGTCACTACCATCTGCCGATCGAGGCGCTGTCGCGGCTGATCGAGGAGCATCAGTTCGACCTCTACAACGATCCGATGCCGTCGATGGCGGCGCTGGAAGGCTACATCACCGATACCGCGGCCGCCTTGTTCGTGCTTGCCGCCGAGGTCTTCGCGCAACCGTCGGAAGCACTGCGCCATCTGGCGCGCCATGCCGGGCTGGCGCAGGGGCTGACCCAGGTGGTCGTCGATCTGCCGCGCGATGCCGCACGCCGGCAGCTGTTCCTGCCGTTGCAGGTGCTGCAAAGCCACGGCAGCGGCATGGAGGAGGTGTTTGCCGGCAGGCAGCGGCCGACGGTACGCGCGGCGGTGGATCAGCTCATCGCGGAGGCGCAGCGGCACCTGAAGACGGCGCTCAACTTGCTCGGGAGCGCGCCGGCCGAGGCGCGGCCCGCTTTCCTGCCGCTCGCTGTCGTGCGCCGCGATCTTGCACGGCTGGCGCGTGCCGATAATGATCCGTTCATGCCCTATGTGGCATCGAGGTTTTCAACCCTGTGGACGCTGTGGCGCGCCGCGCGCTCCCACACCTTCAAAGGCGGCTAG
- a CDS encoding serine/threonine protein kinase yields the protein MSLPKEDAAVLSARWTEGVLLKRDVFSTVERGRFRAADGSTVDAVLRRLDQVPWWSFVLARHLFGRERRALEHARGLAVGPELLWAGRRALVRGFIDGVALHLAKPHGDAAYFRSAKQALRRLHRAGICHNDLAKEQNWLRGADGRAYLTDFQLAACFVSRSRLFRIAAYEDLRHLLKHKRSYAPEALTPKERQILARKSVFANLWLATGKKVYRAITRGLFNFTDREGGGRRLVNDAPVLADLIRRNPAVRDTAIVAFADRRAGVGLYAFVEADQAALEAQLHRELVAAKGPKPPEHIQVVHALPRDTEGKPRTEILQLVAMNQLDLIEPMMSSDTDRAFLKDILEQRKNLRDRFNFETDDLKLTSS from the coding sequence ATGAGCTTGCCGAAAGAGGATGCCGCGGTATTGTCGGCGCGCTGGACCGAGGGCGTGCTGCTCAAGCGCGACGTGTTCTCGACCGTCGAGCGCGGCCGGTTTCGCGCTGCTGACGGCAGCACGGTCGACGCAGTGCTGCGCCGGCTCGACCAGGTGCCATGGTGGTCCTTCGTGCTCGCCCGCCACCTGTTCGGCCGCGAGCGACGCGCGCTGGAGCACGCCAGGGGCCTCGCCGTCGGACCTGAGCTGTTATGGGCCGGCAGGCGCGCGCTGGTGCGCGGCTTCATCGATGGCGTTGCGCTGCATCTCGCCAAGCCCCATGGCGACGCCGCCTATTTCCGTTCCGCCAAGCAGGCGCTGCGCCGGCTGCATCGCGCAGGGATCTGCCATAACGACCTCGCCAAGGAGCAGAACTGGCTGCGCGGCGCCGATGGCCGCGCCTACCTCACGGACTTCCAGCTCGCCGCCTGCTTCGTTAGCCGCAGCCGCCTGTTCCGCATCGCTGCCTACGAGGATCTGCGCCATCTCCTGAAGCACAAGCGCAGCTACGCACCGGAGGCGCTGACGCCGAAGGAGCGCCAGATCCTGGCACGCAAGTCGGTCTTCGCCAACCTGTGGCTTGCCACGGGCAAGAAGGTCTATCGCGCCATCACCCGCGGCCTGTTCAATTTCACCGACCGCGAAGGCGGCGGCCGCAGGCTGGTCAACGACGCGCCCGTTCTCGCCGACCTGATCCGGCGCAATCCGGCCGTCCGCGATACCGCGATCGTGGCCTTTGCCGACCGCCGCGCCGGCGTCGGGCTCTACGCCTTCGTCGAGGCCGACCAGGCCGCGCTGGAAGCGCAACTGCATCGCGAGCTGGTTGCGGCCAAGGGGCCGAAACCGCCGGAGCATATCCAGGTCGTGCATGCTCTGCCCCGCGATACCGAGGGCAAGCCGAGGACCGAGATCCTGCAGCTCGTCGCCATGAACCAGCTCGACCTGATCGAGCCGATGATGTCGAGCGACACCGACCGCGCCTTCCTCAAGGACATCCTGGAGCAGCGCAAGAACCTGCGCGACCGCTTCAATTTCGAAACCGACGATCTGAAGCTGACCTCAAGCTGA
- the trmFO gene encoding methylenetetrahydrofolate--tRNA-(uracil(54)-C(5))-methyltransferase (FADH(2)-oxidizing) TrmFO yields MTGSKSASTTVHVVGAGLAGSEAAWQIASQGVRVVLHEMRPHRMTEAHVTDGCAELVCSNSFRSDDAANNAVGLLHAEMRRLGSLIMRAADANQVPAGGALAVDREGFSADVTGALAAHPLITIDRGEIAGLPPADWDNVVVATGPLTSAPLADAIRQRTDESALAFFDAIAPIVHKDSIDMGMAWFQSRYDKVGPGGTGADYINCPLTKEQYDAFVDALLAGEKTEFKEWETNTPYFDGCLPVEVMAERGRETLRHGPMKPVGLTNAHNPDVKPYAIVQLRQDNKLGTLYNMVGFQTKLKYGAQQRIFRTIPGLENAEFARLGGLHRNTFLNSPKLLDPQLRLRAEPRLRFAGQMTGCEGYVESASIGLITGLFAAAQVRGRELATPPPTTALGSLLNHITGGHIETIEAGQRSFQPMNINFGLFPPLAQPPTRKADGTRLRGNEKSVAKKQALSARALADLDRWIADHLRIAAAA; encoded by the coding sequence ATGACCGGCAGCAAATCAGCTTCGACCACCGTACACGTCGTCGGCGCGGGCCTCGCGGGCTCCGAGGCCGCTTGGCAGATCGCAAGCCAGGGCGTGCGCGTCGTGCTGCACGAGATGCGGCCGCACCGTATGACGGAGGCGCATGTCACCGACGGCTGCGCCGAACTGGTCTGCTCCAATTCCTTCCGCTCCGATGATGCCGCCAACAATGCGGTCGGGCTGCTGCACGCCGAGATGCGGCGGCTCGGCTCGTTGATCATGCGTGCGGCCGATGCCAACCAAGTGCCCGCCGGTGGCGCGCTGGCGGTGGACCGCGAGGGATTTTCGGCCGACGTCACCGGGGCGCTGGCCGCCCATCCCCTGATCACCATCGACCGCGGCGAGATCGCGGGCCTGCCGCCGGCGGATTGGGACAATGTCGTCGTGGCGACCGGTCCCCTCACCTCCGCACCGCTCGCCGACGCGATCCGCCAGCGCACCGACGAAAGCGCGCTCGCCTTTTTCGATGCGATCGCGCCGATCGTGCACAAGGACTCCATCGACATGGGCATGGCGTGGTTTCAGTCGCGCTACGACAAGGTTGGGCCGGGCGGCACCGGCGCCGACTACATCAACTGCCCGCTGACGAAGGAGCAATACGACGCCTTCGTCGACGCGCTGCTCGCTGGCGAAAAGACCGAGTTCAAGGAATGGGAGACCAACACGCCCTACTTCGACGGCTGCCTGCCGGTCGAGGTGATGGCCGAGCGCGGCCGCGAGACGCTGCGGCATGGGCCGATGAAGCCGGTCGGGCTCACCAATGCGCACAATCCCGACGTGAAGCCGTATGCGATCGTCCAGCTCCGCCAGGACAACAAGCTCGGCACGCTCTACAACATGGTCGGATTCCAGACCAAGCTGAAATATGGTGCGCAACAGCGCATTTTCCGCACCATTCCCGGACTCGAGAACGCCGAGTTTGCCCGGCTTGGCGGGCTGCATCGCAACACGTTCCTGAACTCGCCGAAGCTTCTGGATCCGCAGCTGCGGCTGCGCGCCGAGCCGCGGCTGCGCTTTGCCGGCCAGATGACGGGCTGCGAGGGCTATGTCGAATCGGCAAGCATCGGCCTGATCACCGGATTGTTCGCCGCGGCCCAGGTTCGCGGTCGTGAGCTCGCGACGCCCCCACCGACGACCGCGCTCGGATCGCTGCTCAACCACATCACCGGCGGCCACATCGAGACGATCGAGGCCGGCCAGCGCTCGTTCCAGCCGATGAACATCAATTTCGGCCTGTTCCCGCCTTTGGCCCAGCCGCCGACGCGGAAGGCCGACGGCACACGGCTGCGCGGCAACGAGAAGTCGGTCGCCAAGAAGCAGGCCTTGAGCGCGCGGGCCCTCGCCGATCTTGATCGCTGGATCGCCGATCACCTGCGCATCGCAGCCGCGGCGTGA
- a CDS encoding DUF3597 domain-containing protein, protein MSIFGKIMSAIFGSSASATPPGGAAGGAATSAGGAAAPGSAPAQTVDVAPILDKAVAAKKEKLEWRTSIVDLMKALDIDSSLGARKELAKELGYTGDTNDSATMNIWLHKQVMAKLAANGGKLPPEIKH, encoded by the coding sequence ATGAGTATTTTCGGAAAAATCATGAGCGCGATCTTCGGCAGCTCGGCCAGCGCGACGCCGCCTGGCGGTGCTGCGGGCGGCGCGGCGACCTCGGCCGGAGGGGCTGCTGCTCCCGGATCCGCACCGGCGCAGACTGTCGACGTGGCGCCGATCCTCGACAAGGCGGTCGCCGCCAAGAAGGAAAAGCTGGAATGGCGCACCTCGATCGTCGACCTCATGAAGGCGCTGGACATCGATTCCAGCCTCGGGGCGCGCAAGGAGCTGGCCAAGGAGCTCGGCTATACCGGCGACACCAATGATTCCGCGACCATGAACATCTGGCTGCACAAGCAGGTGATGGCCAAGCTCGCCGCCAATGGCGGCAAGCTGCCGCCGGAGATCAAACACTGA
- a CDS encoding lytic murein transglycosylase, which translates to MKLRPFCCAFALALSAGLLATPPVLAAPCGSGSFDSWLTAFKSEAASKGISQQTIAASFNGVTLDQAVLTRDRSQKVFNQSFEEFSGRMVPPRLTRGANMMKQYGSALSRIEQAYGVPGEVLVAIWGLETDFGVNTGKFQTIRSLATLAYDCRRSDEFRSELMDALRIVDRGDLAPQEMRGAWAGELGQTQFMPSSWIKYAVDFDGNGRRDLLHSATDVLASTANYLSSYGWQRGKDWQPGTPNFAVLQQWNKSEVYARTIAYFATQLAHAP; encoded by the coding sequence GTGAAGCTTCGTCCTTTTTGCTGCGCCTTTGCCCTCGCCCTTTCAGCGGGCCTCCTCGCGACACCGCCTGTCCTTGCCGCGCCTTGCGGCAGCGGCAGTTTCGATTCATGGCTGACCGCGTTCAAGAGCGAGGCCGCGTCAAAGGGAATTTCGCAACAGACGATCGCCGCAAGCTTCAACGGCGTAACGCTCGACCAGGCCGTGCTGACGCGCGACCGCTCGCAGAAGGTGTTCAACCAGAGCTTTGAGGAGTTTTCCGGCCGCATGGTGCCGCCGCGCCTGACCCGCGGCGCCAACATGATGAAGCAATACGGTTCGGCGCTGTCGCGAATCGAGCAGGCCTATGGCGTGCCGGGCGAGGTGCTGGTCGCGATCTGGGGGCTGGAAACCGATTTCGGCGTCAACACCGGGAAATTCCAGACCATCCGCTCGCTGGCGACGCTTGCCTATGATTGCCGGCGCAGCGATGAATTCCGCAGCGAGCTCATGGACGCGCTGCGGATCGTCGATCGCGGCGATCTCGCGCCGCAGGAGATGCGCGGCGCCTGGGCCGGCGAACTCGGCCAGACCCAGTTCATGCCGTCATCCTGGATCAAATATGCGGTCGATTTCGACGGCAATGGACGGCGCGATCTCCTGCACAGCGCGACCGATGTGCTTGCCTCGACGGCGAATTATCTGTCGAGCTATGGCTGGCAGCGCGGCAAGGATTGGCAGCCGGGGACCCCGAATTTCGCAGTGCTGCAGCAGTGGAACAAGAGCGAGGTCTATGCGCGCACGATCGCGTATTTCGCGACCCAGCTTGCGCACGCTCCCTAA
- a CDS encoding threonine ammonia-lyase encodes MTQASKTPSAGAADLDRLPVTPDRIRAAAAVISGAVQATECNQSRTLGEICGCGIWLKFENLQFTSTFKERGALNRLSALSDDERRRGVIAMSAGNHAQGVAYHAKRLGVPATIVMPVGTPMVKVENTRRHGAEIIISGTTLEEAGTFALEHAKTHGLTLIHPYDDPLIIAGQGTIGLEMLQAVPGLDTLVVPIGGGGLISGIAIAAKSIKPDIRIIGVQARLYPSMYNVIRNEQLPMRGDTLAEGIAVKAPGRITSQIIRGLVDDILLVSEDEIERAVATLIAIEKTVVEGAGAASLAAVRASPERFSGRNVGLVLSGGNIDTRLIASVLTRELAREGRLTQLSIDIVDRPGQLAAVSALLANAGANIIEVSHQRTFSDLPAKATLLQLVIETRDRAHLDDVLARLSEAGFCARCT; translated from the coding sequence ATGACGCAGGCTTCCAAAACTCCTTCCGCAGGGGCGGCTGACCTGGACAGGCTTCCGGTCACGCCGGATCGCATCCGCGCCGCGGCCGCCGTTATTAGCGGCGCGGTGCAGGCCACGGAATGCAACCAGAGCCGCACGCTTGGCGAAATCTGCGGCTGCGGCATCTGGCTCAAATTCGAGAATCTGCAGTTCACCTCCACCTTCAAGGAACGTGGCGCCCTGAACCGGCTATCGGCACTCTCGGATGACGAGCGGCGCCGCGGCGTGATCGCGATGTCGGCCGGCAATCACGCCCAGGGCGTCGCCTATCATGCGAAGCGCCTGGGCGTCCCGGCAACCATCGTGATGCCGGTCGGCACGCCGATGGTGAAGGTTGAAAACACCCGGCGCCACGGCGCCGAGATCATCATATCCGGCACCACGCTGGAGGAAGCCGGCACTTTTGCGCTCGAGCATGCGAAGACGCACGGCCTGACCTTGATTCATCCCTATGACGATCCGCTGATCATCGCAGGACAGGGGACAATCGGGCTCGAAATGCTGCAGGCCGTGCCTGGTCTCGACACGTTGGTGGTTCCGATCGGAGGCGGCGGCCTGATTTCGGGCATCGCGATCGCCGCCAAGTCGATCAAGCCCGACATCCGCATCATCGGCGTGCAGGCGCGGCTCTACCCGTCGATGTACAACGTCATCAGGAACGAGCAATTGCCGATGCGCGGCGACACGCTCGCCGAAGGCATCGCGGTCAAGGCGCCCGGTCGGATCACCTCGCAGATCATCCGCGGCCTCGTGGATGACATTCTCCTGGTCAGCGAAGACGAGATCGAGCGCGCGGTGGCGACCCTGATCGCGATCGAAAAGACCGTGGTCGAAGGAGCGGGCGCGGCGAGCCTGGCGGCGGTGCGGGCGAGCCCGGAGCGATTTTCCGGCCGCAATGTCGGGCTGGTTTTGAGCGGTGGCAATATCGACACGCGGCTGATCGCCTCCGTGCTGACCCGCGAACTCGCGCGCGAGGGCCGGCTGACCCAGCTTTCCATCGACATCGTCGACCGGCCCGGCCAGCTCGCGGCGGTCTCGGCGTTGCTTGCCAACGCCGGCGCCAACATCATCGAGGTGTCGCACCAGCGAACCTTCTCCGACCTGCCGGCGAAGGCGACGCTGCTGCAACTGGTGATCGAGACGCGCGATCGCGCCCATCTCGACGACGTGCTGGCGAGGTTGAGTGAGGCCGGGTTCTGCGCCCGCTGCACCTGA
- a CDS encoding GNAT family N-acetyltransferase — MAAVCDNKAQSRFELDVVGGMAFANYRLAPQAVIITHTETPRSLRGRGIASELVKGALDLIRADGQKVIAGCGFVVDYLRKHPEYGDIVA, encoded by the coding sequence ATGGCTGCCGTCTGCGACAACAAGGCGCAAAGCCGCTTCGAGCTCGATGTGGTTGGCGGGATGGCGTTTGCCAATTACCGGCTGGCGCCGCAGGCCGTCATCATCACCCACACCGAGACCCCGCGGTCCCTGCGCGGACGCGGCATCGCTTCCGAGCTGGTCAAGGGCGCGCTCGACTTGATCCGCGCCGACGGTCAAAAGGTGATCGCCGGCTGCGGCTTCGTGGTCGACTATTTGCGCAAGCACCCGGAATACGGGGATATCGTCGCGTGA
- a CDS encoding DUF1127 domain-containing protein, producing MLLSLIRMIQAFRDYQRNVNELSQLSDRELADIGLDRSDIPRVAAGTYKG from the coding sequence ATGTTGCTCTCGCTCATCCGCATGATCCAGGCGTTCCGGGACTACCAGCGCAATGTCAATGAGCTGTCCCAGCTGAGCGATCGCGAACTGGCCGATATCGGCCTTGATCGCTCGGACATCCCGCGCGTGGCTGCTGGAACCTACAAGGGCTGA
- a CDS encoding fumarylacetoacetate hydrolase family protein → MTTIDRRTVLGTGALALVGAAGQAAPATAQAGPKPIFPVPATTIPIVGETDVFQVRRIYCIGRNYAAHAIERGSDPNREPPFFFQKPTDAIQNVGVGTVADHPYPSLTKNYHHEVELVAALKSGGTNISPDKALDHVYGYALGLDMTRRDLQNGMAAEKKPWEIGKSFDHAAVLGPIHPVSKVGHLTKGAISLAVNGTVRQDSSLDKMIWSVAEQIAKLSEAFELKAGDIIYSGTPENVGPVVKGDVLLCKLEGLPDMSIRIV, encoded by the coding sequence ATGACCACGATCGATCGCAGGACCGTGCTCGGCACAGGCGCGCTGGCGCTCGTGGGCGCGGCAGGCCAGGCCGCGCCGGCCACAGCACAGGCGGGGCCCAAGCCGATCTTCCCGGTGCCGGCGACGACGATCCCGATTGTCGGCGAGACCGACGTGTTCCAGGTCCGCCGCATCTACTGCATCGGTCGCAACTACGCGGCGCACGCGATCGAGCGCGGCTCCGATCCCAACCGCGAACCGCCGTTCTTCTTCCAGAAGCCGACGGATGCGATCCAGAACGTAGGCGTCGGCACCGTTGCCGATCATCCCTATCCGTCGCTGACCAAGAACTATCACCACGAGGTCGAGCTGGTGGCCGCGCTGAAGTCGGGCGGCACCAACATTTCGCCCGACAAGGCGCTCGACCATGTCTATGGCTATGCGCTCGGGCTCGACATGACGCGGCGCGACCTGCAGAACGGCATGGCCGCGGAAAAGAAGCCCTGGGAGATCGGCAAGAGCTTCGACCATGCCGCGGTCCTCGGCCCGATCCACCCGGTGTCGAAGGTCGGCCATCTCACCAAGGGCGCGATCTCGCTCGCCGTGAACGGCACGGTGCGGCAGGATTCCAGCCTCGACAAGATGATCTGGAGCGTCGCCGAGCAGATTGCAAAGCTCTCCGAAGCCTTCGAGCTCAAGGCCGGCGACATCATCTATTCCGGCACGCCCGAGAATGTCGGCCCGGTCGTCAAGGGCGATGTGCTGCTCTGCAAGCTCGAGGGCCTGCCTGACATGTCGATCCGGATCGTGTGA